The candidate division WOR-3 bacterium DNA segment ATATTAAAACTGAGAAAAAAGCCCAATAAGCATTATCCTTAAAAGCAAGGCCTATTATTAGACCGGTAATAATTGCATCCCCCACCTTTTTATTTTCTAGGTATCGTAGAATAAACAAATAGTATAAAGGGATAAAAAAGGTATGATTTAGTGAGAGAGAACCCCTACCCATCAAGACGTGATAATAAGAAAAGCTAAATATTAAACCTGCCACAAAACTCGGCAATTCCCTTTTGGTTATATAATAAGACAGCAAGTACATACACAAACCGGCTATAGGGTAGGATAGTATTGTTGATATGTTGGTGACGAAAATAATGTTCTGTATAGTTGGGCCTATTATTTTTAATATAGAAATTATAATATCGTATATTAAACTTTCGAATGGTATATAAGAAGTCTCAAATCCGTATGGGTAAGTAAGATAGACATTAGGGTTAAAGGGGGTTTTGTTTATTTGGTTTTGTGAGCTATTCCACAGATACCAAAATGTACCGTCAGTATCAACATCCGGAAGCCCGTAATGTGTGGTGATTTGCGTTATCCTATGTTTGAAAATAGTAACAGTTAATATTGCGTATGCTAAAAAGACCAACAGTACACCGAATGCGGTTTTGTAATTATTTGTGTTTTTTACCATGGTTTGTGACCTAACCACCGCTTTTTACAAACTCTACATAGAGAGCGTCCCCCATTCTTAATTTCGCAATTAACACATCCACCGGTATAATAAGCAACATTAGGATATAGGTAACCGCGTTAGCTATTTTTTTGTTATCTAACTTAAATTTTCTGACCAGAGAACTTGCAGAATAACCCATAGGATAGGTTGACCAACGATTGATCTTTAACCCGTATTCTCCAAAAATTTTCTCCAGCGCAGTTTTGCTGAAGACATTAAAATGAGTACTTTCATGGTATCCTTCCCAATCTTCCCCGAAGATTTTACGAGAAAGGGATTCAAGGTTGGGTGTATAGATTAATAACAAACCATCTTTATCCAATATCTCTGAGATGTTTGAAGCGAATATTCTGTAATCTTCTATGTGTTCTATTACATGGCAGCATCTTATTATTTCGTATTTCTTATTTTTGTCCAGGTTTCTATGGTCACCTTGTTGTACATTAAGTTTCCTTCTTCGACATATCTCAACAGCACTTTTATTTATTTCGATGCCCACGCTCTGTATTGTGGTTGGTAGGTGTGCCAAAAAGTTTCCAGTTGAGCATCCAAAATCTAGTAATGTTTTACGGTCCCCAATCCTTGGAGCTGGCGTGTAAATATATGCCACCAGTCTAGATAAAAAGGAGGGGGATTTTGAATAGTGTTTTGCTTGCAACCTGTTTACAGTTGTTTTTATTTTAGTAAACCAGTTTTGGTTGTCTTCTCCTATACCCGATGTATCAACAAATCTATCATAATTTGATATGAAATCAATGCTATAATTTTCATCCGGTCTACTTATGCTCACAATCCCACCTTTTCCACAATTATAAATTTGGGGACTCGTTTTTCTTCAGCTCCGTTTAACACCTTCATATAAATGAATCACCTCCTCAACTCTATTATGATAAGTGTGTTTCTTTAGAACTTTTTCATGTCCAGCTTCTATTATAGCAAGCCTTTTTTCGGGATTCTTAATGTAGTAGTCGATTTTTTCAAACCAATCCTTTTTATCTTTAGCTATAACTATCTCCTCGCCTTCCTTAAAATATTTCCTTATACAAGCCACGTCATCGGTTATTTCAAACCCACCCGCCAGAGGTATTTTGAATGTTCTTTCGTTACAGTCCCCCCCATATCTTTTTTGGTATTCCTCGTGAACATTTATACTTATAGTGGATGAGTTATATATTTTAGCTTCATCTTCGAGCCGTAGTTTTGGTTTATTTATGGTCCTAAGGTAAGGTATGTTAAAATATTGCCCACCTCTTTGTACCCAGCCCAGAATTCTTTGGAATATAGTCCAATCTTGTCCGTATAGTTTTAATTTATACTTATCTTTAAGGGGAAAAACGTATTCTTTAAAAAAATGTCGTTTTTCAGGCAAATAAGTACCCACGTAGCTTATGTCTGCACTAAATCTTTTGTCGTACATTGGTTTGATGATTGTTTTGTCGGCTGCAAGAGGTATGGTGTAGTGTTTATAA contains these protein-coding regions:
- a CDS encoding glycosyltransferase; this encodes MKVLYQYPHESIYAGRTIYWGYKNAFTDMGHEFKTLTATSNLNQLLLDWQPNIFITSLNRYYIRYLDLDILKKAVKNGVVVFVNTPFWNPTISKLRINESPGLKNDKEMLELIHKGFGHIYFNSCETDDERMDGFEQTTGYKHYTIPLAADKTIIKPMYDKRFSADISYVGTYLPEKRHFFKEYVFPLKDKYKLKLYGQDWTIFQRILGWVQRGGQYFNIPYLRTINKPKLRLEDEAKIYNSSTISINVHEEYQKRYGGDCNERTFKIPLAGGFEITDDVACIRKYFKEGEEIVIAKDKKDWFEKIDYYIKNPEKRLAIIEAGHEKVLKKHTYHNRVEEVIHLYEGVKRS
- a CDS encoding class I SAM-dependent methyltransferase → MSISRPDENYSIDFISNYDRFVDTSGIGEDNQNWFTKIKTTVNRLQAKHYSKSPSFLSRLVAYIYTPAPRIGDRKTLLDFGCSTGNFLAHLPTTIQSVGIEINKSAVEICRRRKLNVQQGDHRNLDKNKKYEIIRCCHVIEHIEDYRIFASNISEILDKDGLLLIYTPNLESLSRKIFGEDWEGYHESTHFNVFSKTALEKIFGEYGLKINRWSTYPMGYSASSLVRKFKLDNKKIANAVTYILMLLIIPVDVLIAKLRMGDALYVEFVKSGG